A section of the Telopea speciosissima isolate NSW1024214 ecotype Mountain lineage chromosome 3, Tspe_v1, whole genome shotgun sequence genome encodes:
- the LOC122656079 gene encoding uncharacterized protein LOC122656079 — MVKVSTYFGMSFGAFIFWQSMDKVHVWIALHQDEKKERMEREMEVKRVREELLRQGKQNNSPA, encoded by the exons ATGGTGAAAGTCTCTACATACTTCGGCATGTCATTTGGTGCCTTTATTTTCTGGCAGTCCATGGACAAAGTCCACGTTTGGATTGCTCTCCATCAGGACGAGAAG aaagagagaatggaaaGGGAAATGGAGGTCAAGAGGGTCAGAGAAGAGCTACTGCGACAAGGCAAGCAAAACAATTCTCCGGCATAA